The Toxoplasma gondii ME49 chromosome XII, whole genome shotgun sequence genome includes a region encoding these proteins:
- a CDS encoding hypothetical protein (encoded by transcript TGME49_278700~Predicted trans-membrane domain (TMHMM2.0):75-98), producing the protein MQPKQKNESVPPGFSRPLTVGEVPLMACSDHNRHPDAPAKRTYRMVLGGSDKQARGYHALRMLRLRRVHMKQRWQHLALISITAFVGLSLIFWNQITFPALVYIQNARLPVYYTPSQEDELRCDASSLPSVYRDDDLSSWGAPERAELLQEAWVASLPLTTRKVNYKTNEANMCIMEIVSRTLSASHIDHAIVGDTLIGSYLFQDSAFWNKSLDVALPRAELAKVQGVLQKVKLVDAIDGNRAYSPAALRQWLVNSKARLELEEVYNSGRGGRIFLSSQSGALTGQFASLQINVRWWTVEERAPEDNSKDFENSTSVVVLDVPVADGSADTVRIPESEWFPLTTRPLGLLTVPAPVNPMFYVNAQYNEAEPPCGNRNSASSSGFLSLRQFVAGSCSILRNSYFHIERDQVKEDCFRELLFFGGKPRSVAYVGGKFSPAEKFSSWFLV; encoded by the exons ATGCAGCCGAAGCAGAAGAATGAGTCTGTCCCTCCGGGCTTTTCACGGCCCCTGACGGTTGGGGAGGTACCGCTTATGGCATGCTCTGACCATAACAGGCACCCGGATGCTCCAGCTAAAAGAACGTATCGGATGGTTTTGGGTGGATCAGATAAGCAAGCTCGAGGGTACCATGCTCTTCGCATGCTGCGGCTCAGGCGCGTGCATATGAAGCAGCGTTGGCAGCATCTAGCCCTCATCAGCATCACCGCTTTTGTTGGCCTGTCTCTGATTTTTTGGAACCAGATAACATTTCCAGCGCTGGTATATATCCAAAATGCACGACTTCCTGTTTATTACACACCAAGTCAAGAGGACGAACTTCGGTGTGACGCATCATCGTTACCGTCGGTGTACAGAGACGACGACTTGTCAAGCTGGGGAGCGCCCGAGAGAGCTGAATTGCTCCAAGAGGCATGGGTCGCGTCCCTTCCGTTGACAACTCGGAAGGTCAATTACAAGACAAACGAAGCAAACATGTGCATCATGGAGATTGTGTCTAGGACACTGTCAGCAAGCCACATCGATCATGCGATTGTGGGAGACACACTTATTGGCTCGTACCTTTTTCAAGACTCTGCTTTTTGGAACAAATCGCTTGATGTGGCTCTCCCCAGAGCGGAACTGGCGAAGGTGCAGGGCGTGCTTCAAAAAGTAAAGTTGGTGGACGCCATCGACGGCAACCGTGCATACTCCCCAGCAGCGCTACGACAGTGGCTGGTCAACTCAAAAGCACGACTTGAG CTGGAGGAAGTCTATAACAGCGGCAGAGGCGGCCGTATCTTTCTCAGTTCCCAGTCGGGAGCTTTGACTGGCCAATTCGCCTCGCTCCAGATCAACGTACGATGGTGGACGGTGGAGGAACGTGCTCCGGAGGACAACTCGAAAGACTTTGAAAACAGCACATCGGTGGTCGTTTTGGATGTTCCTGTGGCGGATGGTTCGGCGGATACGGTCCGCATACCGGAGTCAGAATGGTTCCCATTAACCACTCGGCCTCTGGGGCTGCTTACTGTTCCAGCTCCGGTCAATCCCATGTTTTACGTAAACGCTCAATACAATGAAGCAGAACCCCCCTGTGGCAATCGTAACTCGGCCAGCAGCTCAGGATTTCTCTCTTTGAGGCAATTCGTTGCCGGATCATGCTCGATCCTTCGGAACTCTTATTTTCACATCGAAAGGGATCAGGTTAAGGAAGACTGCTTCAGAGAGCTTCTGTTTTTCGGTGGGAAGCCTCGGTCTGTTGCTTACGTGGGAGGAAAGTTCTCGCCAGCTGAGAAGTTTTCCTCGTGGTTTTTGGTCTAG